A single window of Hyla sarda isolate aHylSar1 chromosome 2, aHylSar1.hap1, whole genome shotgun sequence DNA harbors:
- the LOC130357089 gene encoding olfactory receptor 10A6-like has translation MVTLLQYESSLRMDNTSGLGSPFVFLGFLEMERYWIPYSIVALGLYLIPTMLCCLIVYVIWVEESLHEPMYVFISNLLLNGVFGNSVIFPQVIVYLLSGSSTISFPGCITQTFCVQTFSTVEIFTFTTMAYDRYLAVGNPLRYSSLVTNTKALKYIIIIWAFTFLLVLVPVIMTTNLSFCGVNINNIFCENMSLLRLACGDSSVNNIFGLVETLLVLVVTLLVIFYCYLRTLLICLKTSGSTSHKAVNTLVTHILTFSVFMTASLFVFLRYRLNGGTISIMVHVLLSITGLLTSVIVNPIIYGLRTEALKIKLISSLQKKVSKCFLRKVAIEKTL, from the coding sequence ATGGTGACCTTACTGCAATATGAGTCAAGTCTGAGGATGGACAACACGTCCGGGCTTGGAAGTCCTTTTGTGTTCCTAGGATTCCTGGAGATGGAAAGATACTGGATCCCTTATTCCATCGTAGCCTTGGGCCTTTACCTTATCCCTACTATGTTGTGTTGTCTGATTGTCTACGTTATATGGGTTGAGGAAAGTCTCCACGAACCTATGTATGTCTTCATTTCTAATCTTCTCCTCAATGGTGTTTTTGGAAACAGTGTTATATTTCCTCAAGTTATTGTTTAtttactgtcaggatcctcaaCCATATCCTTCCCAGGATGCATCACTCAGACCTTCTGCGTGCAAACCTTTTCTACGGTGGAAATTTTCACTTTTACCACCATGGCCTATGACCGATATTTAGCAGTAGGAAACCCTCTGAGATACTCTTCCCTCGTAACAAATACGAAGGctctaaaatatatcattattatttGGGCTTTTACCTTTTTACTTGTCTTGGTTCCTGTGATAATGACAACTAACCTCAGCTTTTGTGGGGTCAATATCAATAATATATTTTGTGAGAATATGTCTTTACTCAGACTGGCTTGTGGTGACTCCTCAGTGAATAACATTTTTGGACTCGTAGAAACGTTGCTTGTCCTTGTGGTGACTCTACTGGTTATTTTCTATTGTTACCTCAGGACTCTGTTGATTTGTTTGAAGACCTCCGGGTCAACATCTCACAAGGCCGTCAACACCTTGGTCACCCACATCCTCACCTTTTCGGTTTTTATGACTGCatcactttttgtttttttaagataCAGGCTGAATGGTGGGACCATTTCTATCATGGTTCATGTCTTACTTTCCATCACTGGTCTTCTTACTTCGGTCATTGTTAATCCTATCATCTATGGACTCAGGACAGAAGCTTTGAAAATAAAACTGATCTCtagtttgcaaaaaaaagtttcaaaatgttTTCTCAGAAAAGTGGCAATAGAGAAGACACTGTGA